The following coding sequences lie in one Verrucomicrobiales bacterium genomic window:
- a CDS encoding alpha/beta hydrolase fold domain-containing protein — protein sequence MNLKLCLAFFSALAVSVTPHRASGAQQETSTPPSSFTPLGIPKPGPTHDGPYAPQPILPGGTVVPLYSPGSPWLNSDRVREAEYYNLSKSVPGRISWITNIHNPSIEVHTVEGGINTGAAIILAAGGGHRTLNVGSESADFVPYFFNYGVNTVILRNRLRADGYKAEVDAVRDALQAIRLVRAHAKTWNIDPQKIGIMGFSAGAELAAPAAVFFEEFDRTNNLASDPLAGVSSRPDFVGIIYPGPTPFARGQNPPIPRNTPPAFITCAGAGDRIHALWATEYYSAMLNAGIPNVEMHLYGHGRHPGDPMPDGSRMAAGLADRNGIPFGTWQNRYIDWFRDLGFLQKPGVDTKASKDIALFITQPPPRPFGSRPPQGAPPTNSPSGARTP from the coding sequence ATGAACTTGAAACTCTGCCTAGCCTTCTTCTCCGCCCTGGCCGTTTCCGTGACACCGCATCGCGCCAGTGGCGCCCAGCAGGAGACGTCCACCCCCCCAAGCTCCTTCACTCCCCTTGGCATTCCCAAGCCGGGCCCAACCCATGACGGTCCCTACGCGCCACAGCCCATCCTGCCCGGCGGCACTGTGGTGCCGCTGTACTCTCCCGGATCCCCGTGGCTGAACTCCGACCGCGTCCGCGAAGCTGAGTATTACAATCTCAGCAAGTCGGTTCCGGGCCGCATCAGCTGGATCACCAACATCCACAACCCCTCCATCGAGGTTCACACGGTGGAAGGTGGGATCAACACAGGTGCTGCCATTATCCTGGCGGCAGGAGGCGGTCACCGCACGCTGAATGTCGGATCCGAAAGCGCCGACTTCGTTCCTTACTTTTTCAACTACGGGGTGAACACGGTCATCCTGCGCAATCGCCTTCGCGCCGACGGATATAAGGCCGAGGTGGATGCCGTGCGCGATGCGCTTCAAGCGATCCGCTTGGTTCGCGCCCATGCCAAAACATGGAATATCGACCCCCAGAAGATCGGCATCATGGGCTTTTCCGCCGGCGCCGAACTCGCCGCGCCGGCCGCGGTGTTCTTTGAAGAGTTCGACCGGACAAACAATCTCGCCAGCGACCCGCTGGCCGGCGTCTCCTCGCGACCTGATTTTGTGGGAATTATCTATCCGGGGCCGACACCCTTTGCTCGCGGCCAAAACCCTCCCATTCCAAGGAACACTCCACCGGCCTTCATCACCTGCGCCGGCGCCGGGGATCGGATCCATGCCCTGTGGGCGACGGAGTATTACTCAGCGATGTTAAATGCGGGCATTCCCAACGTGGAAATGCATCTCTACGGCCACGGCCGGCATCCCGGTGATCCCATGCCCGACGGCAGCCGTATGGCAGCGGGATTGGCCGACAGAAATGGCATTCCCTTTGGGACCTGGCAGAATCGTTACATCGATTGGTTCCGAGATCTCGGATTCCTCCAAAAGCCGGGCGTCGACACCAAGGCGTCCAAGGATATTGCACTCTTTATCACGCAGCCGCCTCCGCGCCCCTTTGGCTCACGTCCCCCTCAGGGAGCGCCACCGACTAACTCCCCGTCGGGCGCCCGAACGCCCTGA